In one window of Methanosarcina vacuolata Z-761 DNA:
- a CDS encoding STAS-like domain-containing protein — MGILTEERVKINVFETAGENCCVAACDGQKVYEIIKAALCENKKIELSFAYVNELTPTFLNSAIGQLYGCFPAEQIESNLLFMDISEEDEIILKRVIERAKTYFEHAYTCRKALKDVLGGEDA, encoded by the coding sequence ATGGGGATACTTACGGAAGAAAGAGTAAAGATCAATGTTTTTGAAACTGCCGGGGAAAACTGCTGCGTTGCCGCCTGTGACGGACAGAAAGTTTATGAGATTATTAAGGCTGCGCTCTGTGAAAATAAGAAAATCGAACTCTCTTTTGCATACGTGAATGAGCTTACGCCTACCTTTTTGAATTCGGCAATAGGGCAGCTTTATGGCTGTTTTCCTGCAGAGCAGATTGAGAGCAACCTCTTATTCATGGATATCTCCGAAGAAGATGAGATCATCCTTAAGAGAGTAATCGAGCGGGCGAAAACCTATTTTGAACATGCGTATACCTGCAGAAAGGCGCTGAAAGATGTACTTGGAGGAGAAGATGCATAA
- a CDS encoding DNA polymerase ligase N-terminal domain-containing protein yields the protein MLEEYEKKRHFQKTPEPLTSDFKQISDKPIFVVQRHDARKLHYDFRLEMDGVLKSWAMPKEPPKEAGIRRLAIETEDHPLAYADFEGEIPAGEYGAGKVEIWDKGTFELLKREEKEIVVALEGEELKGIYVLIRTKYGKGEKGWLFFKKAS from the coding sequence ATGCTTGAAGAATATGAGAAGAAAAGACACTTTCAAAAGACTCCTGAACCGCTGACCAGTGATTTTAAACAAATCTCCGACAAACCGATTTTTGTGGTTCAGCGCCATGATGCGCGTAAGCTTCACTATGATTTTCGCCTGGAAATGGATGGAGTTTTGAAAAGCTGGGCTATGCCAAAGGAGCCCCCGAAGGAGGCAGGCATCAGACGGCTTGCTATCGAGACTGAAGACCATCCGCTGGCATATGCCGATTTTGAGGGAGAAATCCCGGCAGGGGAGTACGGAGCCGGCAAGGTTGAGATATGGGATAAGGGAACTTTTGAGCTTTTGAAACGTGAGGAAAAGGAAATTGTAGTGGCACTTGAAGGAGAAGAATTGAAAGGGATTTATGTTTTAATACGGACAAAGTACGGAAAAGGCGAAAAGGGCTGGCTCTTCTTTAAAAAGGCCAGCTAA
- a CDS encoding ABC transporter permease, with protein MRYELFIALRQIRARKFQTILSVVAIALAVMVLTVSQALMVGFTGELYSTTVNKLPHVSVSPQEGEDYIYLYRNLIDDIDKIQGVSAVSPFLTGKASFRFKTNSFNAELKGVLPLQENNISAIEADMVKGDFRELEYSRNTVVIGSKLADKLEVNLGDSVDVSFPNANPLSLRVVGIFNTGSPLDESLTYTSLDTAQKFYDVPDVINGLSVRLEDFNRDREIAAKIEKTGYKAKGWTETNPEILRTIAIESTSNNVVLGLIVVIASFGVVSALNLSVIGATNQIGMLRAMGATVSSIRTIFVLQSGILGLLGALIGTLTGVAISLGLGQYEMPSASSELYGGMATIPIIVRTGDILVIIIAVFLLNLIAGIYPAQQAAKLDPVKAISSK; from the coding sequence ATGCGTTATGAACTCTTTATCGCGCTCAGGCAGATTCGGGCAAGAAAATTCCAGACAATTCTTTCAGTTGTAGCTATAGCTCTTGCCGTGATGGTACTAACCGTTTCCCAGGCTCTTATGGTTGGTTTCACTGGCGAACTCTATAGTACTACGGTAAATAAGCTTCCTCATGTCTCGGTATCTCCGCAAGAAGGTGAAGACTATATTTACCTCTATAGAAACCTTATTGACGATATCGACAAAATCCAGGGTGTTTCGGCAGTTTCTCCTTTTCTTACGGGAAAAGCTTCCTTCAGGTTCAAGACAAATTCCTTTAATGCCGAGCTGAAAGGCGTTCTCCCTCTACAGGAAAACAATATCAGCGCTATTGAAGCTGATATGGTTAAAGGGGATTTCAGGGAGCTTGAATATTCCAGAAATACAGTGGTAATCGGCTCGAAACTGGCAGATAAGCTTGAGGTTAATCTCGGAGACTCGGTTGATGTATCTTTTCCCAATGCAAACCCTCTGTCTCTGAGAGTAGTCGGGATCTTCAATACTGGCTCGCCTCTGGACGAGTCACTCACTTATACATCTCTGGATACCGCCCAGAAGTTCTACGATGTTCCGGATGTGATTAACGGTCTTTCTGTCAGACTTGAAGATTTTAACAGGGACAGGGAAATTGCTGCTAAGATAGAAAAGACCGGTTATAAGGCAAAAGGCTGGACCGAAACCAATCCTGAAATCCTCAGGACGATTGCCATTGAGAGCACTTCCAACAATGTAGTCCTTGGTCTGATTGTAGTTATCGCTTCTTTTGGGGTGGTTAGCGCTCTGAATCTTTCAGTTATCGGTGCTACAAACCAGATTGGCATGCTTAGGGCTATGGGAGCTACAGTTTCCAGTATCAGGACAATTTTTGTACTTCAAAGCGGCATTCTGGGTCTGCTAGGTGCACTTATCGGGACACTTACAGGAGTTGCAATTTCTCTGGGATTAGGCCAGTACGAAATGCCATCTGCTTCTTCAGAACTTTACGGTGGCATGGCAACTATTCCCATCATAGTCCGAACCGGAGATATTCTGGTCATTATTATTGCAGTTTTTCTGCTGAACCTTATTGCCGGGATTTACCCTGCCCAGCAGGCAGCTAAACTCGATCCAGTGAAGGCTATCAGTTCAAAGTAA
- a CDS encoding NAD(P)-dependent alcohol dehydrogenase — protein sequence MKAIVCTKYGSPDVLQLKEIEKPTPRDNEVLIRVYAALVTPADCAFRKGEPFISRFFSGLQKPKFVPGDEIAGEIEAVGKDVKLFKKGDQVFGSCGVTFGAHAEYKCLPEGEVLALKPANLSYGEAAAVCYAGLTALPFLRDKANIQKGQKILINGASGAIGTFAVQLAKYYGAEVTGVCSTQNVELVKSLGAEKVIDYTREDFTKTGQTYDIIFDVVAKSSFSRCKNSLNQNGIYLTTFPSPGVMLQMLWTSKFSWKKAIFEATGLRPSSKKAIDLIFLKELAESGKIKSVIDKHYPLEYIAEAHSYVEKGHKKGNVIITLDQ from the coding sequence ATGAAAGCAATCGTATGCACGAAATACGGATCACCGGATGTTCTTCAACTCAAAGAGATAGAAAAACCTACTCCCAGGGACAATGAAGTACTGATACGAGTATATGCGGCATTGGTAACACCTGCGGACTGCGCCTTTCGAAAAGGTGAGCCATTTATTTCGAGATTTTTCTCCGGTCTTCAAAAACCCAAATTTGTACCAGGGGATGAGATAGCCGGAGAAATTGAGGCAGTAGGCAAAGACGTTAAATTATTCAAAAAGGGCGACCAGGTTTTTGGATCATGCGGTGTAACTTTTGGCGCTCATGCCGAGTACAAATGTCTGCCCGAAGGAGAGGTACTGGCATTAAAACCAGCCAATTTGAGCTATGGGGAAGCCGCAGCTGTTTGTTATGCAGGATTAACAGCATTGCCTTTCCTTAGAGACAAGGCAAACATTCAGAAAGGACAAAAAATCCTTATCAATGGCGCTTCCGGGGCGATAGGTACTTTTGCGGTACAGCTTGCTAAGTACTATGGGGCGGAAGTAACCGGGGTATGCAGTACTCAAAATGTGGAACTGGTCAAATCTCTTGGTGCCGAGAAGGTAATCGACTACACCAGAGAGGATTTTACTAAAACCGGTCAAACTTATGATATCATTTTTGACGTTGTAGCAAAGAGCTCATTTTCACGTTGTAAAAATTCGCTAAATCAAAATGGAATCTATCTTACCACTTTTCCTTCACCGGGAGTTATGCTTCAGATGTTATGGACATCGAAGTTTAGTTGGAAAAAGGCAATATTTGAAGCCACAGGTTTGAGACCATCAAGCAAAAAAGCTATAGACCTTATCTTCCTCAAAGAGCTTGCTGAGTCAGGAAAGATAAAATCAGTAATAGATAAGCACTATCCTCTAGAATACATTGCCGAGGCGCACAGCTATGTCGAAAAGGGACATAAAAAGGGAAATGTAATAATAACTTTAGACCAATGA
- a CDS encoding TetR/AcrR family transcriptional regulator → MPPKTKFDREAIVEAGFAIAKEEGFAGITARSVAKRLHSSVAPIYINFETIEDLIKAVIERVFALSDELLKKQEGSDLFENIGKASLVFAREYPVLFREMVMQKNPYVASYETFQDTMVEALAEDENLRGLTYDERKRLLLKMRIFQTGISVMTATGNLPSWLDDQAAEALLLEMGEDLLRIQQIKQKEKGE, encoded by the coding sequence ATGCCACCCAAAACAAAATTTGACAGAGAAGCTATTGTAGAGGCCGGTTTTGCCATCGCAAAAGAAGAAGGCTTTGCCGGCATCACCGCTCGCAGCGTAGCAAAACGTCTTCATAGCTCTGTTGCGCCGATCTATATCAATTTTGAAACAATTGAGGATTTGATTAAAGCTGTGATCGAGCGTGTTTTTGCCCTTTCGGATGAATTGCTGAAAAAACAAGAAGGATCGGACCTTTTCGAAAATATAGGGAAAGCCAGTTTGGTGTTTGCGCGAGAGTACCCAGTCTTGTTTCGTGAAATGGTAATGCAGAAAAATCCATACGTGGCTTCGTACGAAACCTTTCAGGATACTATGGTTGAAGCACTGGCTGAAGACGAAAACCTGCGTGGTTTGACATATGATGAACGCAAGCGCCTGCTTTTAAAAATGCGGATATTTCAAACGGGGATCTCAGTCATGACCGCAACCGGTAATCTGCCTTCCTGGCTTGATGACCAGGCTGCTGAGGCGCTGCTTCTGGAAATGGGTGAGGATCTCCTGCGTATACAACAAATAAAACAAAAGGAGAAGGGAGAATGA
- a CDS encoding lectin like domain-containing protein, which yields MKRIKHSLLKKIKSFLLVFMVLILCLPGSLGFAAGNTEEPETLQNFTPSADSVVEPVIKTAPMNPEFLEDQQTDSIEAFSFVGNYGQLSNTGYKPSPVDLSELASSEGRLLLRASGSDLPAVYDLRNEGKVTSVKNQGKDGSCWAFSSIASLESYLLGTEGKSYDFSENNMKNLVSKNYSQGFDLTTDDGGNAFISTAYLSRWSGPVNESEDPYDDLSSYSPTGLSVQKHVQEALFLPDRTESLDNEVIKNAILEYGAVYTTIYWNSGYYQQRNYAYRYPGSLSVNHAVAIVGWNDSFDRNYFTQIPPGNGAFIVKNSWGDTWGEEGYFYISYYDTKLGYNENAVFTSESQNNYDHVYQYDPLGWTVSKEYEGSLVAWGGNVFSSERDETLKAIGFYTTDLNTAYEIYIYKNPVSGPVNSGQGYLVQESGRYSFPGYHTHVLNSAVPVHAGERFSIVIRFANPSASGPLAAEQPVARYSSKAQANAGESYVSPNGVTWEDISSNSEANLCIKAFTTSAPLEADFSSNVTTGMYPLTVQFTDLSSNALYWKWDLNGDGKIDSTARNPIYTYGSYGNYDVSLTIGNSNGSDTETKIAYIKVVPLSINSASPVENVTTYKGEKQEFSISTNYACDISWYLNGESKGSESSVKDSSYTETIRSPGFYNVTAIARTGDEKIARSWNWTVLAWNPWDSSDSREGENISTEELQEAIHIYRSGIQIPETGAELTDERLKELIQLWREGSGN from the coding sequence TTGAAAAGAATAAAACATTCCCTGCTTAAAAAAATAAAATCTTTTCTGCTTGTGTTTATGGTTTTGATTTTGTGCCTGCCAGGCAGCCTGGGGTTTGCCGCCGGAAATACCGAAGAACCTGAAACGCTGCAAAACTTCACACCTTCTGCTGATTCAGTGGTTGAACCCGTAATCAAAACAGCCCCCATGAACCCCGAGTTTCTGGAAGACCAGCAGACTGACTCAATTGAAGCTTTTTCTTTTGTGGGCAATTACGGACAGCTTTCGAATACAGGGTATAAACCCTCACCTGTAGACCTGTCAGAACTTGCAAGTTCTGAAGGAAGACTTTTACTGAGAGCTTCAGGTTCAGACCTTCCGGCTGTTTATGACCTGCGCAATGAGGGAAAAGTAACATCAGTAAAGAACCAGGGAAAGGATGGAAGCTGCTGGGCTTTTTCAAGTATTGCTTCCCTTGAATCTTACCTCCTGGGAACAGAAGGAAAAAGCTATGACTTTTCCGAAAACAACATGAAAAACCTCGTCTCAAAGAACTATTCACAGGGATTTGATCTTACTACTGATGACGGTGGCAATGCATTCATATCAACAGCATACCTTTCTCGCTGGAGCGGGCCTGTAAATGAATCTGAGGATCCTTATGATGATTTATCTTCTTATTCACCCACAGGGCTTTCTGTACAGAAACATGTGCAAGAAGCACTTTTCCTGCCCGACAGGACAGAATCCCTGGATAACGAGGTTATCAAGAATGCAATTCTGGAGTACGGAGCTGTGTACACCACAATATACTGGAATTCCGGATATTATCAGCAAAGAAACTATGCTTATCGATACCCAGGAAGCCTGTCTGTCAATCATGCTGTAGCCATTGTGGGCTGGAATGATTCTTTTGACAGGAATTACTTTACGCAGATCCCTCCAGGAAACGGGGCTTTTATAGTGAAAAATAGCTGGGGCGACACCTGGGGAGAGGAAGGGTACTTTTATATTTCCTACTATGACACAAAACTCGGATACAATGAAAACGCCGTGTTCACATCTGAAAGTCAGAACAATTATGACCACGTCTACCAGTATGATCCTCTTGGATGGACAGTATCAAAAGAATATGAAGGAAGCCTTGTTGCCTGGGGCGGCAATGTTTTCTCCTCTGAAAGGGACGAAACCCTCAAGGCCATAGGATTCTATACTACGGACCTTAATACAGCTTACGAGATATACATATATAAAAATCCTGTTTCCGGGCCTGTGAATTCTGGACAGGGGTACCTTGTACAGGAAAGCGGCAGATACTCTTTCCCAGGATACCATACACATGTGCTGAATTCGGCAGTTCCAGTACATGCCGGAGAGAGATTTTCAATAGTTATAAGATTCGCTAATCCTTCAGCTTCAGGGCCTCTTGCAGCCGAACAACCTGTAGCCCGTTACAGCAGCAAAGCCCAGGCCAATGCCGGAGAAAGTTATGTGAGCCCTAATGGAGTCACTTGGGAAGACATATCAAGCAATTCGGAAGCAAACCTCTGCATTAAAGCTTTCACAACCAGTGCGCCCCTTGAAGCTGACTTTTCTTCAAACGTCACAACAGGAATGTATCCTCTTACAGTCCAGTTCACAGACCTTTCCAGTAATGCCCTTTACTGGAAGTGGGATCTAAACGGAGATGGGAAAATCGACTCAACAGCCCGGAACCCGATATATACCTACGGGTCTTATGGGAATTATGATGTTTCTCTGACTATCGGTAACAGTAACGGATCTGACACCGAAACTAAAATCGCTTATATAAAAGTGGTCCCCCTTTCAATCAACTCAGCCAGCCCCGTAGAGAATGTAACAACCTACAAAGGAGAGAAACAGGAATTCAGTATCAGTACAAATTATGCCTGCGATATAAGCTGGTACCTTAACGGAGAAAGTAAAGGTTCCGAATCCAGCGTTAAGGATAGCTCATACACGGAGACCATTCGCTCTCCAGGCTTTTATAATGTCACAGCAATTGCCAGAACAGGAGACGAAAAAATTGCACGGAGCTGGAACTGGACAGTCCTCGCATGGAATCCCTGGGATAGCTCGGATTCCCGGGAAGGGGAAAATATAAGCACCGAAGAGCTGCAGGAAGCTATCCATATCTATCGCAGTGGCATACAAATCCCTGAAACCGGAGCAGAACTCACGGACGAAAGGCTTAAAGAACTGATACAGCTCTGGCGGGAAGGTTCAGGGAATTAA
- a CDS encoding type II toxin-antitoxin system VapC family toxin, with the protein MHKSVHQATVFPVRRRPRLRAGGPRPAKPAPVKVHSIEKYNFPEGKKYFFDTNIWLYIYGPIGWPDQRSDAYSKALKEIMNSDGTIYINCMIISEFINTFARIEFKQQTEFTRFKEFRNSLPFRAIAQDIAYNVRKILKSTLACDPEMEAIDLPEIMDMFEQGKYDFNDLLFAQICRAKNMVFVTHDKDFSELGVEILTANERLVDVGRGGRE; encoded by the coding sequence ATGCATAAGAGCGTTCACCAAGCAACTGTTTTTCCGGTTAGGCGCCGCCCAAGGCTTCGCGCCGGAGGGCCAAGACCCGCAAAACCTGCTCCTGTAAAGGTACATTCCATAGAGAAATATAATTTTCCAGAAGGCAAAAAATATTTCTTTGACACCAACATCTGGTTGTATATCTATGGCCCAATCGGCTGGCCTGACCAGCGGTCGGACGCCTATTCAAAGGCTTTGAAAGAAATAATGAATTCCGACGGCACGATCTATATAAACTGCATGATAATTTCAGAATTCATAAACACCTTCGCCAGAATCGAGTTCAAGCAGCAGACCGAATTTACGAGGTTCAAGGAATTTCGAAATTCTCTGCCCTTCAGGGCAATCGCTCAGGATATAGCTTACAATGTAAGAAAAATTCTCAAAAGTACCCTTGCGTGCGACCCCGAAATGGAAGCTATAGACCTTCCTGAAATCATGGACATGTTCGAGCAGGGAAAATACGATTTCAACGACCTTCTCTTTGCCCAGATCTGCCGAGCAAAAAATATGGTTTTCGTAACCCATGACAAAGATTTCAGCGAACTCGGAGTCGAGATTCTGACCGCAAATGAGAGACTGGTGGATGTGGGGAGAGGGGGGAGAGAATAA
- a CDS encoding DUF2156 domain-containing protein: MLDKKDFKPVTLADRAFFENHYALYPQTHSDNTFTSIICWNHFMHYRYAYVRGNVILVCTAAGVTRLHPPIGPHDPELMQEVIRLALDMGDNNKPLMLIEPETAKLMKKIDPDLLFVPDLNHFEYVYRAHDLAELPGKKYLKIRNQINKFRKNYHYSVEPITPENQKEIMEFLVRWCESKNCEDNFILAHEIEAIFYAIEHLTELRLRGLLIRVGLQVSAISLFERLDSNTAIIHFEKGLPEYDGIYKVINAETAAVLANEVEYINRESDLGVSGLREAKLRYHPHHMVEVYSLKRRTGFPFVT, encoded by the coding sequence ATGCTTGATAAAAAAGATTTCAAACCGGTCACGCTTGCAGATCGGGCTTTTTTCGAGAACCATTACGCACTCTACCCGCAAACCCACAGCGACAACACTTTCACGAGCATAATCTGCTGGAACCATTTCATGCATTACAGGTATGCATATGTGAGAGGGAACGTAATTCTTGTATGCACTGCCGCAGGAGTGACACGCTTACACCCGCCTATAGGTCCCCATGATCCTGAACTCATGCAGGAAGTAATACGGCTGGCGCTGGACATGGGTGACAATAATAAGCCCCTTATGCTCATTGAACCTGAGACTGCAAAATTGATGAAGAAAATCGATCCTGATCTTCTTTTTGTTCCAGATCTGAACCATTTTGAGTATGTGTACAGGGCTCACGACCTTGCTGAGCTTCCTGGAAAGAAATATCTCAAGATCCGCAACCAGATTAACAAATTTCGAAAGAATTACCATTACTCGGTCGAGCCGATAACCCCAGAAAACCAAAAAGAGATAATGGAGTTCCTGGTGAGGTGGTGTGAGAGCAAAAACTGCGAAGATAATTTCATTCTTGCCCACGAGATAGAGGCTATCTTTTATGCGATCGAGCACTTGACCGAGTTACGCTTGCGAGGCCTTTTGATAAGGGTCGGTTTACAGGTAAGTGCCATCTCTCTTTTTGAGCGCCTCGATAGTAATACGGCGATAATCCATTTTGAGAAAGGGCTTCCGGAGTATGATGGAATATACAAGGTAATCAATGCCGAAACTGCAGCGGTTCTTGCAAATGAGGTGGAATACATCAATAGGGAAAGCGATCTTGGCGTCAGTGGACTTCGAGAGGCTAAGCTGAGATATCATCCGCACCACATGGTAGAGGTTTATTCGCTCAAACGACGAACAGGTTTTCCATTTGTCACTTGA
- a CDS encoding ABC transporter permease: MYELKIALRQVFSRRRQTFFAILAVALAVAVITVMMAMLSGFQGELIKSSTENSPHIVINPQDEKDGFIHLYKYNSALIFEKEGVIAVSPKYLGQAALEYKDNAEGISLQGVEPEAEDKVMRVSRDIVEGSFLSLTHTRHGIILGDKLAENLGVQPGDRVDAVFPGSKTTSFKVIGLIHTGTEADEVTAYSRLDSVQDFFNEPGVVSTIGIRVADPYQADIIAGSIERETELNAVSWIEANAEILNLLNTQKVFVNVFYVLIYGIAGFGIANTLITIVAQRTREIGILKAMGASQKSIMIVFLFQSVILGAIGLVLGTILGYIATITLQSYKIAVPQEMYFGLQTLPLEVEPLNFVYAAFFAFIINIISGIYPARKAAKLDPVTAIESA, encoded by the coding sequence ATGTATGAATTGAAAATCGCATTAAGGCAAGTTTTTTCCAGAAGAAGGCAAACTTTTTTTGCCATACTTGCAGTTGCCCTTGCCGTAGCCGTAATTACTGTGATGATGGCAATGCTTTCAGGCTTTCAAGGAGAGCTTATAAAGTCCAGCACTGAGAACAGTCCCCATATTGTTATCAATCCTCAGGATGAAAAAGACGGGTTCATTCATCTTTACAAATACAATTCGGCCCTGATTTTTGAAAAAGAAGGAGTTATAGCGGTTTCTCCAAAATATCTGGGTCAGGCAGCTCTGGAATATAAGGATAATGCAGAAGGTATTTCACTTCAGGGGGTTGAACCTGAGGCTGAAGATAAGGTTATGCGAGTAAGCAGGGACATAGTAGAAGGGAGCTTTCTATCGCTGACTCATACAAGGCACGGAATAATACTTGGTGATAAGCTTGCGGAAAATCTTGGAGTTCAGCCTGGGGACCGGGTAGATGCAGTGTTTCCGGGCTCAAAAACAACTTCTTTCAAGGTTATAGGTCTGATACATACAGGAACTGAGGCAGATGAAGTAACGGCCTATTCAAGGCTGGACTCGGTGCAGGATTTTTTCAATGAACCCGGTGTTGTAAGTACAATAGGGATCAGGGTCGCAGACCCATACCAGGCCGACATCATAGCGGGCTCAATTGAAAGGGAAACCGAGCTTAACGCAGTAAGCTGGATAGAAGCAAATGCAGAAATCCTTAATCTTCTAAACACTCAGAAGGTTTTCGTAAACGTTTTTTACGTCCTTATTTACGGGATTGCAGGGTTCGGGATTGCAAACACACTTATCACCATTGTTGCCCAGCGAACCAGAGAAATAGGCATCTTAAAAGCTATGGGAGCCTCTCAAAAAAGTATAATGATTGTCTTTCTTTTCCAGTCTGTAATTCTTGGAGCTATTGGGCTGGTTTTGGGTACTATTCTGGGTTATATTGCAACCATTACTCTACAGAGTTATAAAATCGCAGTCCCTCAGGAGATGTATTTCGGGCTCCAGACACTTCCTCTTGAAGTCGAACCTCTCAACTTCGTATATGCTGCTTTCTTCGCTTTCATAATCAACATAATCTCAGGTATTTACCCTGCAAGGAAAGCTGCAAAGCTTGACCCTGTAACAGCCATAGAAAGTGCTTGA
- a CDS encoding TetR/AcrR family transcriptional regulator, translating to MQDKKTVQEDRNSTKRDKKAKIISIQDAMCMLIETKGYENVTIRDITEAAGVSIGLIYKYFPEGKYDILKEISYRYMDKLLRIKQPETIDFNDFPGYMRDVIKNMQQFYKDNSPLIKALTMATLSDSEIVDEIKKMDVKDYKAASEFFCSFSGVDINDKDPLEVFVYWGITVKSILLFSMIYLYSTPLINEENLTDLMVDLSLKIWGYQKGA from the coding sequence ATGCAGGACAAAAAAACTGTTCAAGAAGATCGAAATAGCACAAAACGGGATAAAAAAGCAAAAATCATCTCCATCCAGGATGCCATGTGCATGCTGATTGAAACAAAAGGTTATGAAAACGTGACTATCCGGGACATAACTGAGGCTGCCGGTGTGAGTATAGGACTGATCTATAAGTATTTCCCGGAAGGCAAGTATGACATCCTTAAGGAGATCAGTTATAGATACATGGATAAGTTATTAAGGATAAAACAGCCAGAAACTATTGATTTTAATGATTTCCCGGGTTACATGAGGGATGTTATAAAAAATATGCAGCAATTCTACAAAGATAACAGTCCTTTGATAAAAGCGTTGACCATGGCCACACTGAGCGATAGTGAAATAGTGGACGAAATCAAAAAGATGGATGTCAAAGACTACAAAGCCGCATCCGAATTTTTTTGCAGTTTCAGTGGCGTTGATATAAATGATAAAGATCCTCTGGAAGTTTTTGTGTACTGGGGGATCACGGTAAAAAGCATTCTCCTCTTCAGTATGATCTACCTCTACAGCACACCTCTCATAAACGAGGAAAACCTGACTGATCTGATGGTTGACCTATCTTTGAAGATCTGGGGTTATCAAAAAGGAGCGTGA
- a CDS encoding DUF3303 domain-containing protein, whose amino-acid sequence MLLMDIITWEPKDSLKVAEFYANYEYPKGIKVIDEWTDLTGYRTFIIYETEDEKTYAASVFPFIGLCKFETFPVMKLDKFMQLAQKLAEKTGGNGPGAEQEEGGKVSKELFQQIDNLEKRIERLEHHSFVQQEDIT is encoded by the coding sequence ATGTTACTCATGGATATAATAACCTGGGAGCCTAAAGACTCCCTGAAAGTTGCGGAATTCTATGCGAATTATGAATACCCGAAGGGCATAAAAGTAATCGACGAGTGGACTGACCTTACTGGCTATCGCACGTTTATAATTTATGAAACTGAAGACGAAAAAACATACGCTGCTTCCGTGTTTCCTTTCATAGGGCTGTGCAAATTCGAAACGTTTCCAGTTATGAAACTGGATAAGTTTATGCAGCTTGCCCAAAAACTTGCCGAGAAAACCGGAGGAAATGGTCCAGGCGCTGAGCAGGAAGAGGGTGGAAAAGTTTCAAAAGAACTTTTTCAGCAAATAGATAACCTTGAAAAGAGAATTGAACGCCTTGAACACCATTCTTTTGTTCAACAGGAAGATATAACATGA
- a CDS encoding GNAT family N-acetyltransferase, which produces MSECKKLTKEDINPAEDGVKPGLKIRAAEIEDVPLILKFVKGIARFENLSHLVTATEESLAEAMFGKRPYAEVFFAELDGVPAGFTVFFHNFSTFRGKPGLYIEDIFVRPEFRRKGIGKAMFLHCVKLAKERNCGRMEWAVLDWNPAREFYEYLGGSPAAGWQIYRMDEEKFESALEK; this is translated from the coding sequence ATGTCTGAGTGTAAAAAACTTACAAAAGAGGATATAAATCCCGCAGAGGATGGAGTAAAACCCGGGTTGAAAATCCGCGCCGCAGAAATCGAGGATGTTCCCCTGATTCTTAAGTTCGTCAAAGGCATTGCCAGGTTTGAAAACCTTTCCCACCTGGTCACAGCGACAGAAGAATCCCTGGCAGAGGCTATGTTTGGAAAAAGACCCTATGCTGAAGTTTTCTTTGCAGAACTGGACGGGGTTCCAGCCGGGTTTACTGTCTTTTTTCACAACTTCTCTACTTTTCGAGGAAAGCCAGGGCTCTATATAGAGGATATATTTGTAAGACCCGAGTTCAGGAGAAAAGGGATTGGAAAAGCAATGTTTCTCCACTGTGTAAAGCTTGCAAAAGAAAGAAACTGCGGAAGAATGGAATGGGCAGTCCTTGACTGGAACCCTGCAAGGGAATTCTATGAATATCTTGGAGGAAGCCCTGCCGCTGGGTGGCAGATCTACCGCATGGACGAGGAAAAATTTGAAAGCGCGCTTGAAAAATAA